In the genome of Vicia villosa cultivar HV-30 ecotype Madison, WI linkage group LG7, Vvil1.0, whole genome shotgun sequence, one region contains:
- the LOC131618604 gene encoding low affinity inorganic phosphate transporter 1-like encodes MAKEQLKVLNALDVAKTQMYHFTAIVIAGMGFFTDSYDLFCISLVTKLLGRIYYYDGGDNPGSLPQNVSAAINGVAFCGTLAGQLFFGWLGDKMGRKRVYGMTLMLMVIASLASGLSFGKDPKAVVSTLCFFRFWLGFGIGGDYPLSATIMSEYANKKTRGAFIAAVFAMQGFGILAGGAVGIIVSSVFKALYPSPAFQVNPNLSTVPQADYVWRIILMFGAIPAALTYYWRMKMPETARYTALVAKNAEQAAADMAKVMQVEIETESEKIQQLDQNQRQGGNDFGLFTKRFLRRHGLHLFATAITWFLLDIAYYSQNLFQKDVFSAIGWIPEAKTMSALEEVYKIARAQTLIALCSTVPGYWFTVAFIDRIGRFTIQLMGFFFMTVFMFALAIPYHHWTLNGNQIGFVVMYSLTFFFANFGPNATTFVVPAEIFPARLRSTCHGISAAAGKAGAMVGAFGFLYAQNSIGLRNVLLILGGANLLGMLFTLLVPESKGKSLEEISGEADEETNTNRESALKAGLQV; translated from the coding sequence ATGGCTAAGGAACAACTGAAGGTTCTCAATGCACTTGATGTGGCCAAGACACAAATGTACCATTTCACTGCAATTGTGATTGCTGGAATGGGTTTCTTTACTGACTCCTATGATCTCTTCTGCATTTCCCTTGTCACCAAATTGCTCGGTCGTATCTATTACTATGATGGTGGGGACAATCCAGGTTCTCTCCCACAAAATGTTTCTGCGGCAATCAATGGTGTTGCCTTCTGTGGAACACTTGCTGGACAACTTTTCTTTGGTTGGCTTGGTGACAAAATGGGAAGGAAACGTGTTTATGGAATGACTCTTATGCTTATGGTCATAGCTTCCCTTGCTTCTGGTCTCTCCTTTGGAAAGGATCCCAAAGCTGTTGTGTCTACTCTTTGCTTCTTTAGGTTTTGGCTTGGATTTGGAATCGGTGGTGATTATCCTCTTTCCGCTACAATCATGTCTGAGTATGCAAACAAAAAGACCCGAGGTGCATTTATAGCTGCTGTTTTTGCTATGCAAGGTTTTGGAATTTTGGCAGGTGGAGCTGTTGGAATTATAGTTTCGTCTGTTTTCAAAGCCTTGTATCCTTCTCCAGCTTTTCAGGTTAACCCAAATCTGTCCACAGTTCCACAAGCTGATTATGTTTGGAGGATAATCTTGATGTTCGGGGCTATTCCGGCCGCGTTGACATACTATTGGAGGATGAAAATGCCTGAAACTGCAAGATATACTGCTTTGGTTGCAAAGAATGCTGAGCAAGCTGCTGCGGATATGGCAAAAGTTATGCAAGTTGAGATAGAAACTGAATCGGAAAAGATTCAACAGTTGGATCAAAATCAAAGACAAGGAGGGAATGATTTTGGTTTGTTTACAAAAAGGTTTCTTCGTCGTCATGGACTGCATTTGTTTGCAACTGCTATTACTTGGTTCTTGTTGGATATTGCCTATTATAGTCAGAATCTTTTCCAGAAAGATGTTTTTAGCGCAATTGGTTGGATACCAGAAGCTAAAACCATGAGTGCCCTTGAAGAGGTTTATAAAATTGCTAGAGCACAGACACTTATTGCCCTTTGCAGCACTGTTCCTGGTTACTGGTTCACAGTTGCATTCATTGATAGAATAGGAAGATTTACAATCCAGTTGATGGGATTTTTCTTCATGACGGTGTTCATGTTTGCATTGGCTATTCCTTACCATCACTGGACtttgaatggaaaccaaattggATTTGTTGTCATGTATTCATTGACATTCTTCTTTGCTAATTTCGGTCCAAATGCAACGACGTTTGTGGTTCCAGCTGAGATTTTCCCGGCAAGGCTAAGGTCAACATGTCATGGAATATCAGCTGCGGCTGGAAAAGCTGGGGCAATGGTAGGAGCTTTTGGTTTCTTGTATGCACAAAATAGCATTGGATTGAGAAATGTGCTTCTGATTTTGGGTGGAGCCAACTTGTTGGGAATGTTGTTTACATTGTTGGTGCCTGAATCTAAAGGAAAATCTTTGGAAGAGATTTCTGGTGAAGCTGATGAAGAAACTAATACTAATAGAGAATCTGCATTGAAGGCTGGTCTTCAAGTTTAG
- the LOC131618603 gene encoding low affinity inorganic phosphate transporter 1-like produces the protein MAKEQLKVLNALDVAKTQMYHFTAIVIAGMGFFTDSYDLFCISLVTKLLGRIYYYDGGDNPGSLPQNVSAAINGVAFCGTLAGQLFFGWLGDKMGRKRVYGMTLMLMVISSIASGLSFGKDPKTVVSTLCFFRFWLGFGIGGDYPLSATIMSEYANKKTRGAFIAAVFAMQGFGILAGGAVGIIVSSVFKALYPSPAFQVNPTLSTVPQADYVWRIVLMFGAIPAALTYYWRMKMPETARYTALVAKNAEQAAADMSKVMQVEIETESEKVQQIDQNQRQGGNDFGLFTKRFLRRHGLHLFATAITWFLLDIAYYSQNLFQKDVFSAIGWIPEAKTMSALEEVYKIARAQTLIALCSTVPGYWFTVAFIDRIGRFTIQLMGFFFMTVFMFALAIPYHHWTLNGNQIGFVVMYSLTFFFANFGPNATTFVVPAEIFPARLRSTCHGISAAAGKAGAMVGAFGFLYAQNSIGLRNVLLILGGANLLGMLFTLLVPESKGKSLEEISGEADEETNTNRESALKAGLQV, from the coding sequence ATGGCTAAGGAACAACTGAAGGTTCTTAATGCCCTTGATGTGGCCAAGACACAAATGTACCATTTCACTGCAATTGTGATCGCTGGAATGGGTTTCTTTACTGATTCCTATGATCTCTTCTGCATTTCCCTTGTCACCAAATTGCTCGGTCGTATCTATTACTATGATGGTGGGGACAATCCAGGTTCTCTGCCACAAAATGTTTCTGCTGCAATCAATGGTGTTGCCTTCTGTGGAACATTAGCAGGACAACTTTTCTTTGGTTGGCTTGGTGACAAAATGGGAAGGAAACGTGTTTATGGAATGACACTTATGCTTATGGTCATATCTTCAATTGCTTCTGGTCTCTCCTTTGGGAAGGATCCCAAAACTGTTGTGTCTACACTTTGTTTCTTTAGGTTTTGGCTTGGATTTGGAATTGGTGGTGATTATCCTCTTTCCGCTACAATCATGTCTGAGTATGCAAACAAAAAGACCCGAGGCGCATTTATAGCTGCTGTTTTTGCTATGCAAGGTTTTGGAATTTTGGCTGGTGGAGCTGTTGGAATTATAGTTTCTTCTGTTTTTAAAGCCTTGTACCCTTCTCCAGCTTTTCAGGTTAACCCAACTCTGTCCACAGTTCCACAAGCTGATTATGTTTGGAGGATAGTCTTGATGTTCGGTGCAATCCCGGCAGCTTTGACATACTATTGGAGGATGAAAATGCCTGAAACTGCAAGATACACTGCTTTGGTCGCAAAGAATGCTGAGCAAGCTGCTGCGGATATGTCAAAAGTTATGCAAGTTGAGATAGAAACTGAATCGGAAAAGGTTCAACAAATCGATCAAAATCAAAGACAAGGAGGGAATGATTTTGGTTTGTTTACAAAAAGGTTTCTTCGTCGTCATGGACTGCATTTGTTTGCAACTGCTATTACTTGGTTCTTGTTGGATATTGCCTATTATAGTCAGAATCTTTTCCAGAAAGATGTTTTTAGCGCAATTGGTTGGATACCAGAAGCTAAAACCATGAGTGCCCTTGAAGAGGTTTATAAAATTGCTAGAGCACAGACACTTATTGCCCTTTGCAGCACTGTTCCTGGTTACTGGTTCACAGTTGCATTCATTGATAGAATAGGAAGATTTACAATCCAGTTGATGGGATTTTTCTTCATGACGGTGTTCATGTTTGCATTGGCTATTCCTTACCATCACTGGACtttgaatggaaaccaaattggATTTGTTGTCATGTATTCATTGACATTCTTCTTTGCTAATTTCGGTCCAAATGCAACGACGTTTGTGGTTCCAGCTGAGATTTTCCCGGCAAGGCTAAGGTCAACATGTCATGGAATATCAGCTGCGGCTGGAAAAGCTGGGGCAATGGTAGGAGCTTTTGGTTTCTTGTATGCACAAAATAGCATTGGATTGAGAAATGTGCTTCTGATTTTGGGTGGAGCCAACTTGTTGGGAATGTTGTTTACATTGTTGGTGCCTGAATCTAAAGGAAAATCTTTGGAAGAGATTTCTGGTGAAGCTGATGAAGAAACTAATACTAATAGAGAATCTGCATTGAAGGCTGGTCTTCAAGTTTAG